One segment of Meriones unguiculatus strain TT.TT164.6M chromosome 3, Bangor_MerUng_6.1, whole genome shotgun sequence DNA contains the following:
- the Rgs3 gene encoding regulator of G-protein signaling 3 isoform X6: MQGLKKKKTFKTLSPCGRWNLVIWFCFSQQVPLPWGTWMFETEADEQKEMPLDEGKGPGAEEPTPSKDPSPGEELPSGQDLPPRKDPSPSQELPPEQDLPPRKDPSPSQELPPGQDLPPRKDPSPSQELPPGQDLPPRKDPSPSQELPPGQDLPPRKDFSSGKEAAPGPESPSSEDTATCQQPPQSPASTSKDSPPGQGSPPTAELPSCQDLPAGQESPSSQDPLLSQEAPVIPEASASVQTLPPSQESPPSQGSPPEKALTEKTISSGELPAAAAAGPPAPRPNFVIPEVRLDSAYSQQDGAHGGSSCEDEDAEEGEDGEEGEEDEEEDTSDDNYGERSEAKRSSLIETSQGAEGGLSLRVQNSLRRRTHSEGSLLQEARGPCFSSDTTLHCSDGEGTTSTWAIPSPRTLKKELGRNGGSMHHLSLFFTGHRKMSGTDLGEDDEASRKRKSKSIAKDMKNKLAIFRRRNESPGAQPASKTDKTTKSFKPTSEEALKWSESLEKLLLHKYGLEVFQAFLRTEFSEENLEFWLACEDFKKVKSQSKMAAKAKKIFAEFIAIQACKEVNLDSYTREHTKENLQSITRGCFDLAQKRIFGLMEKDSYPRFLRSDLYLDLINQKKMSPPL, from the exons ATGtttgagacagaggcagatgagcAGAAGGAGATGCCCCTGGACGAGGGGAAGGGGCCAGGTGCTGAGGAACCCACACCCAGCAAAGACCCTTCTCCTGGAGAGGAGCTTCCTTCGGGACAAGACCTCCCACCCAGGAAGGACCCCTCCCCCAGCCAGGAGCTTCCTCCAGAACAAGACCTCCCACCCAGGAAGGACCCCTCCCCAAGCCAGGAGCTTCCTCCAGGACAAGACCTCCCACCCAGGAAGGACCCCTCCCCAAGCCAGGAGCTTCCTCCAGGACAAGACCTCCCACCCAGGAAGGACCCCTCCCCAAGCCAGGAGCTTCCTCCAGGACAAGACCTCCCACCCAGGAAGGACTTCTCTTCGGGGAAAGAAGCTGCTCCCGGCCCAGAGTCTCCATCCAGTGAAGACACAGCTACCTGTCAACAGCCCCCTCAAAGCCCAGCCTCAACAAGCAAGGACTCCCCACCAGGCCAAGGATCCCCTCCAACTGCAGAACTCCCATCTTGCCAGGACCTTCCTGCTGGTCAAGAGTCCCCTTCTAGCCAGGACCCTCTGCTCAGTCAAGAGGCCCCTGTCATTCCAGAAGCCTCTGCCTCGGTCCAGACCCTTCCACCATCTCAGGAGTCACCTCCCAGCCAGGGCTCCCCACCTGAGAAGGCCCTCACTGAGAAGACCATCAGCTCTGGGGAGCTACCAGCAGCTGCCGCAGCTGGACCTCCAGCCCCCAGACCCAACTTCGTGATCCCGGAGGTCCGGCTAGATAGTGCCTACAGCCAGCAGGATGGGGCCCACGGGGGCAGCTCTTGTGAGGATGAGGatgcagaagagggagaggatggggaagaaggggaggaagatgaggaggaagacaCCAGCGACGACAACTACGGGGAGCGTAGTGAGGCCAAGCGCAGCAGCCTGATCGAGACCAGCCAAGGTGCCGAGGGCGGCCTCTCGCTGCGCGTGCAGAACTCGCTGCGGCGCCGGACGCACAGCGAGGGCAGCCTGCTGCAGGAGGCCCGCGGGCCCTGCTTCTCCTCTGATACCACCTTACACTGCTCTGATGGCGAGGGTACCACATCCACCTGGGCCATCCCTTCACCCCGCACTCTCAAGAAAGAACTGGGTCGTAATGGAGGCTCCATGCACcacctttccctcttcttcactGGACACAGGAAG ATGAGCGGGACTGACCTCGGCGAGGATGATGAAGCCTCCCGGAAGAGAAAGAGCAAAAGCAT agCCAAGGACATGAAGAATAAGCTGGCTATCTTCAGGCGACGGAATGAATCTCCGGGGGCCCAGCCAGCCAGCAAGACGGACAAGACAACCAAGTCCTTCAA GCCTACCTCGGAGGAAGCCCTCAAGTGGAGCGAGTCCCTGGAAAAGCTGCTGCTTCACAAAT ATGGCTTAGAAGTGTTCCAGGCCTTCCTTCGCACCGAGTTCAGTGAGGAGAACCTGGAGTTCTGGCTGGCTTGCGAGGACTTCAAGAAGGTCAAATCACAGTCTAAGATGGCAGCCAAAGCCAAGAAGATCTTTGCCGAATTCATTGCAATCCAGGCTTGCAAAGAG GTAAACCTGGACTCGTACACACGCGAACACACCAAGGAAAACCTTCAGAGCATCACCCGAGGCTGCTTTGACCTGGCACAAAAACGTATCTTTGGGCTCATGGAAAAGGACTCTTATCCTCGCTTCCTTCGCTCCGACCTCTACCTTGACCTCATTAACCAGAAGAAGATGAGCCCCCCACTCTAG
- the Rgs3 gene encoding regulator of G-protein signaling 3 isoform X10, producing the protein MLRGMYLTRNGNLQRRHTMKEAKDMKNKLAIFRRRNESPGAQPASKTDKTTKSFKPTSEEALKWSESLEKLLLHKYGLEVFQAFLRTEFSEENLEFWLACEDFKKVKSQSKMAAKAKKIFAEFIAIQACKEVNLDSYTREHTKENLQSITRGCFDLAQKRIFGLMEKDSYPRFLRSDLYLDLINQKKMSPPL; encoded by the exons ATGCTCCGAGGCATGTACCTCACACGCAATGGGAACCTGCAGAGGCGGCACACCATGAAGGA agCCAAGGACATGAAGAATAAGCTGGCTATCTTCAGGCGACGGAATGAATCTCCGGGGGCCCAGCCAGCCAGCAAGACGGACAAGACAACCAAGTCCTTCAA GCCTACCTCGGAGGAAGCCCTCAAGTGGAGCGAGTCCCTGGAAAAGCTGCTGCTTCACAAAT ATGGCTTAGAAGTGTTCCAGGCCTTCCTTCGCACCGAGTTCAGTGAGGAGAACCTGGAGTTCTGGCTGGCTTGCGAGGACTTCAAGAAGGTCAAATCACAGTCTAAGATGGCAGCCAAAGCCAAGAAGATCTTTGCCGAATTCATTGCAATCCAGGCTTGCAAAGAG GTAAACCTGGACTCGTACACACGCGAACACACCAAGGAAAACCTTCAGAGCATCACCCGAGGCTGCTTTGACCTGGCACAAAAACGTATCTTTGGGCTCATGGAAAAGGACTCTTATCCTCGCTTCCTTCGCTCCGACCTCTACCTTGACCTCATTAACCAGAAGAAGATGAGCCCCCCACTCTAG
- the Rgs3 gene encoding regulator of G-protein signaling 3 isoform X8, whose amino-acid sequence MFETEADEQKEMPLDEGKGPGAEEPTPSKDPSPGEELPSGQDLPPRKDPSPSQELPPEQDLPPRKDPSPSQELPPGQDLPPRKDPSPSQELPPGQDLPPRKDPSPSQELPPGQDLPPRKDFSSGKEAAPGPESPSSEDTATCQQPPQSPASTSKDSPPGQGSPPTAELPSCQDLPAGQESPSSQDPLLSQEAPVIPEASASVQTLPPSQESPPSQGSPPEKALTEKTISSGELPAAAAAGPPAPRPNFVIPEVRLDSAYSQQDGAHGGSSCEDEDAEEGEDGEEGEEDEEEDTSDDNYGERSEAKRSSLIETSQGAEGGLSLRVQNSLRRRTHSEGSLLQEARGPCFSSDTTLHCSDGEGTTSTWAIPSPRTLKKELGRNGGSMHHLSLFFTGHRKMSGTDLGEDDEASRKRKSKSIAKDMKNKLAIFRRRNESPGAQPASKTDKTTKSFKPTSEEALKWSESLEKLLLHKYGLEVFQAFLRTEFSEENLEFWLACEDFKKVKSQSKMAAKAKKIFAEFIAIQACKEVNLDSYTREHTKENLQSITRGCFDLAQKRIFGLMEKDSYPRFLRSDLYLDLINQKKMSPPL is encoded by the exons ATGtttgagacagaggcagatgagcAGAAGGAGATGCCCCTGGACGAGGGGAAGGGGCCAGGTGCTGAGGAACCCACACCCAGCAAAGACCCTTCTCCTGGAGAGGAGCTTCCTTCGGGACAAGACCTCCCACCCAGGAAGGACCCCTCCCCCAGCCAGGAGCTTCCTCCAGAACAAGACCTCCCACCCAGGAAGGACCCCTCCCCAAGCCAGGAGCTTCCTCCAGGACAAGACCTCCCACCCAGGAAGGACCCCTCCCCAAGCCAGGAGCTTCCTCCAGGACAAGACCTCCCACCCAGGAAGGACCCCTCCCCAAGCCAGGAGCTTCCTCCAGGACAAGACCTCCCACCCAGGAAGGACTTCTCTTCGGGGAAAGAAGCTGCTCCCGGCCCAGAGTCTCCATCCAGTGAAGACACAGCTACCTGTCAACAGCCCCCTCAAAGCCCAGCCTCAACAAGCAAGGACTCCCCACCAGGCCAAGGATCCCCTCCAACTGCAGAACTCCCATCTTGCCAGGACCTTCCTGCTGGTCAAGAGTCCCCTTCTAGCCAGGACCCTCTGCTCAGTCAAGAGGCCCCTGTCATTCCAGAAGCCTCTGCCTCGGTCCAGACCCTTCCACCATCTCAGGAGTCACCTCCCAGCCAGGGCTCCCCACCTGAGAAGGCCCTCACTGAGAAGACCATCAGCTCTGGGGAGCTACCAGCAGCTGCCGCAGCTGGACCTCCAGCCCCCAGACCCAACTTCGTGATCCCGGAGGTCCGGCTAGATAGTGCCTACAGCCAGCAGGATGGGGCCCACGGGGGCAGCTCTTGTGAGGATGAGGatgcagaagagggagaggatggggaagaaggggaggaagatgaggaggaagacaCCAGCGACGACAACTACGGGGAGCGTAGTGAGGCCAAGCGCAGCAGCCTGATCGAGACCAGCCAAGGTGCCGAGGGCGGCCTCTCGCTGCGCGTGCAGAACTCGCTGCGGCGCCGGACGCACAGCGAGGGCAGCCTGCTGCAGGAGGCCCGCGGGCCCTGCTTCTCCTCTGATACCACCTTACACTGCTCTGATGGCGAGGGTACCACATCCACCTGGGCCATCCCTTCACCCCGCACTCTCAAGAAAGAACTGGGTCGTAATGGAGGCTCCATGCACcacctttccctcttcttcactGGACACAGGAAG ATGAGCGGGACTGACCTCGGCGAGGATGATGAAGCCTCCCGGAAGAGAAAGAGCAAAAGCAT agCCAAGGACATGAAGAATAAGCTGGCTATCTTCAGGCGACGGAATGAATCTCCGGGGGCCCAGCCAGCCAGCAAGACGGACAAGACAACCAAGTCCTTCAA GCCTACCTCGGAGGAAGCCCTCAAGTGGAGCGAGTCCCTGGAAAAGCTGCTGCTTCACAAAT ATGGCTTAGAAGTGTTCCAGGCCTTCCTTCGCACCGAGTTCAGTGAGGAGAACCTGGAGTTCTGGCTGGCTTGCGAGGACTTCAAGAAGGTCAAATCACAGTCTAAGATGGCAGCCAAAGCCAAGAAGATCTTTGCCGAATTCATTGCAATCCAGGCTTGCAAAGAG GTAAACCTGGACTCGTACACACGCGAACACACCAAGGAAAACCTTCAGAGCATCACCCGAGGCTGCTTTGACCTGGCACAAAAACGTATCTTTGGGCTCATGGAAAAGGACTCTTATCCTCGCTTCCTTCGCTCCGACCTCTACCTTGACCTCATTAACCAGAAGAAGATGAGCCCCCCACTCTAG
- the Rgs3 gene encoding regulator of G-protein signaling 3 isoform X11, with translation MKNKLAIFRRRNESPGAQPASKTDKTTKSFKPTSEEALKWSESLEKLLLHKYGLEVFQAFLRTEFSEENLEFWLACEDFKKVKSQSKMAAKAKKIFAEFIAIQACKEVNLDSYTREHTKENLQSITRGCFDLAQKRIFGLMEKDSYPRFLRSDLYLDLINQKKMSPPL, from the exons ATGAAGAATAAGCTGGCTATCTTCAGGCGACGGAATGAATCTCCGGGGGCCCAGCCAGCCAGCAAGACGGACAAGACAACCAAGTCCTTCAA GCCTACCTCGGAGGAAGCCCTCAAGTGGAGCGAGTCCCTGGAAAAGCTGCTGCTTCACAAAT ATGGCTTAGAAGTGTTCCAGGCCTTCCTTCGCACCGAGTTCAGTGAGGAGAACCTGGAGTTCTGGCTGGCTTGCGAGGACTTCAAGAAGGTCAAATCACAGTCTAAGATGGCAGCCAAAGCCAAGAAGATCTTTGCCGAATTCATTGCAATCCAGGCTTGCAAAGAG GTAAACCTGGACTCGTACACACGCGAACACACCAAGGAAAACCTTCAGAGCATCACCCGAGGCTGCTTTGACCTGGCACAAAAACGTATCTTTGGGCTCATGGAAAAGGACTCTTATCCTCGCTTCCTTCGCTCCGACCTCTACCTTGACCTCATTAACCAGAAGAAGATGAGCCCCCCACTCTAG